The segment ATACCGGGTCCAGGTCGGGTACCGGGCCCAGGTCGCCCACCAGCAGGGCGCGCAGCTGCTGCGCATCCTGGCGCCAGGCCTGCACCTCGTCCGCGCGCTCGGCGTCGCGGGCCAGGTGTCGCTCCACGTGGCTGCGGCGCGGCTCATCAAGGTGGCCGTCCACGTAGGCGTGGATGTCGTGTTCGCTGGGCGGGATGGTGTTCATTTCAGCAGCCGCAGGGCAGGGGTTTCGGTGGTGCCGTCACCCAGTGCGCGGAGCGCGCGGCGGGCACGGGAGAGGCGGGACATGACGGTGCCGATGGGGATGCCCAGGATGCCGGCCACCTCCTGGTAGCTCAGCCCCTCGACGGTGACCCACAGCAGCAGGCTGCGTTGCTCATCCGGCAACGATGCAAACGCGGCGAGGGTGGCGTGGGTTTCCGCCACGCGCTCGGCCGACGGCCAGGTGGGCGTTTCTTCCCGTCCCAGCGCGCCCATCAGCAGGGCATAGCGGCTGGCCCGGCGTTTCCCGTCGAGAAACAACCGGTACAAGATCGCAAACAGCCACGCACGCAGACTCTCGTCATCACGGCGCGAGGCCCGTTTGGCCAGCGCCCGCTCCATCGTCGACTGAACCAGGTCATCCGCCGCGTGCGCATCCCGGGCCAGCCACAGCGCAAAGCGCCGCAGTCGCGGCAGCAGGGTGCGCAGGGCATCGTCGAACTGCGGATCGGACATGCCGGGCCTCTTATCGGGAACGGATCGTAGGCAAGACGACCGTCGTGACGAAATATTCCTTGCAGAGGGAATAAAAGTCGCTGACGTGCGTCCCACCTTTTGAAGCCCCGCACCGCGGGGAGAGGAGAAGCACCATGCAGGACCCCAGGAACCCGCGACCCCCCACAGGCCTTGCCTGGCGCTGGGGCGTGATCGGCCTGGCCGTGGTCGGCACCGCGGTGGCCTTTGGCTACGTCGGCGGCTGGCTGGCCCCCGACCGGCTCAGCCCGAAGAAAATGATCAACGTCCTGCAGGCCAACGGCGGCGACCATCCCGGTTACCGCCGCAACCACGCCAAGGGCATCTGCGTGGGCGGCCGCTTTGAGTCCAACGGACAGCTCGCCGCGTTCTCATCGGCCAGGCTGTTCGCCAGCGGCAGCACGCCCCTGGTCGGCCGCTTCGCCATCCCGGGCGGTAACCCGCAGGCACCGGACAGCTCCGCGCCCATCCGCAGCATGGCTTTGCGCTTCGACATGGCCGACGGTGAACAGTGGCGCACGGGCATGAACGCCATGCCGGTGTTTCCGGTGTCCACGCCACAGGATTTCTACGCCCTGAACGTGGCTACCGCGCCCGAT is part of the Luteibacter pinisoli genome and harbors:
- a CDS encoding sigma-70 family RNA polymerase sigma factor, with protein sequence MSDPQFDDALRTLLPRLRRFALWLARDAHAADDLVQSTMERALAKRASRRDDESLRAWLFAILYRLFLDGKRRASRYALLMGALGREETPTWPSAERVAETHATLAAFASLPDEQRSLLLWVTVEGLSYQEVAGILGIPIGTVMSRLSRARRALRALGDGTTETPALRLLK